A segment of the Acidobacteriota bacterium genome:
CGGCGCGAGCCCAGCTCAACCAGAACCCCTGGCCGACGCCCACGGCCAGTAACATGAAGGTGATCGCGAAGGGAGCAGTCGCGGCGATTCCGCCGGGCGTCGCTGACCGCATCAAGACGAACGGGCTTCTCGCTACCGATCCCCAGCTCAAGGCGAAGATGGCGGCCCTTCTCGAGTCCCGTGGGCGGGCGAGGGGCAACCGCGGCAGCGTGGTGGCCCAGATCGTCCAGGGCCGGGGAGGATACGGCGAGAAGAACAAGCCGACCGCGCCCCCGGACACGAAGGGCCGGAAAACCGCGCCGCCCTCCGGCCCGCCGACCCTCGAGATCACCAGCGCCTTCCTCTCTGCCTGGGACGTCGACGCCACGCTCAAGGTAAAGGCGCCGAAGGCCTACGCCGCGGGCGAGGTCACATACAAGGTCAGCGGGCCCTGCGGGCTCGACTACGGCGGCCCGCTCGAGAGTGACGGCCCCCTGGGCATCTGCTGTTTTCCGGACGAGAACGGTGCGGAGAAGATGTTCCTGAAAAACTCCTCGAACAACGCGGACAAGTGGCGCCTCGGTGCAGACGGCAAGACAGTCACGCTCACCTTCCTGGCCGCGGGTCTCCCGAACGCCTCAAAGACCTTCGCGGGCGTCCTGGGCGCCGGGCAGCAGGTGAAGATCACGCTCTCGATCGACGCGGTGGCGCCCTTCCTCGGCGCGAACGCCGCGGGCCTGCAGGCGGCGAACGCGAAGTTCGGCGGAAACAGCCCGCGCTCGAGCGACGGCGAGCCGTGGGTGTCCACCTCGGGCGAGGACACCCTCGGCCTCGGCGTCTTCCTCGGCAAAGGCTACAAGGTGACGGAGACGAAGATCGTCGCGGCGCAGTCGAAGCTGGACGCGCCGGGCAACACGGCACCCGAAAACGCGTACCGGTACGCGAGGGTCAAGACGAAGCCCGACGCCGACCGCCTGCAGACGGTCGTCGAGTGGATGTACGGTCCGGGCGAATCTCTCTCCTACACGATCGAGTGGACGATCGTGGGCCCGCTGGGCCAGCGCCCGCTCCTGACGATGCCGACGTCGGGACCCTGCGACAGCTGAGGTTGCCGCACGGAACGGCCTAGAACTTGTAGAGGATCGTCGCGATGAAGGCCGTGTCGGTCTTCTTGAGCGTTTCGGGAAGCGGCTTGTTCTTGTAGTCGACGAGGTACGAGACCTTCATCTCGAACGCCTTCGTGAGCGTCGCGGCGAGGCCGATCTCGAAGTGGTAGAAACAATCGGACGTGTCGTTCATCTTCCAGAGGCCCTGGGCCTTCTGCGTGAGCGCGGCCGACGGCGAGAACTTCCAGAGGAACTGCTCGCCCGCCGCGAAGGCGCCGCTCGACGTCGCGTCGTAGCCCGAGTCCTTCTCGAACGCGCCGCCGACGGAGCCGTCGAGGGAGAGCTCGAGGGCCTTCTGCTTCACGACGTAGTACCCGGCGCCGACCATCGGCGTGACGAGGTACGTGACGTTCTTGAACCGGTCGCGGAGGTAGGAGAGCTGACCGAACGCGTAGGCCCGCTCCGTGATCTTGTACTCGTAACGCAGCGAGGCGGTCGCCTTGTCGGAGGTCGCTTCGCCGTCCGACCTCGAGTAGAGCCAGAACGCGTCGGCCTTGAAGAGGCTGTGCGTCTTCGGGTCGTAGACGAGGCCGAACGCGAGGTTGAACGCGGTCGTCTCCGAATTGCCGCCCGTGATCGAGAGGCCGGCGCCGAGCGATCCCGTGAGCGGCGGCGGCGGCGGCTCGGGGCACGGGCACGGGCACTTGCACGCCGGCGTCGTTGCGGGTGCGTCGGTCTGGGCCAACGACGGTGCGGTCGCGGCAAGGACGAGGAGGATCGGGATCACTCGCTTCATGAGGTTCATCGGGGCCCCTTCATTGCGTGGCGGCGTCTCACGTCCGCCGAAGTTCCGGGAGTGTACGACGGCTTCCGGCGCGCCGGGTTCAGCGCGCGACGAGGATCGCGACGACCGCGGCCGCGAGCGCGAGAGCCGCGATGAGCGCGGCCCGCGCGAGCCGCTTTTCGGACGGCGCCGAGGGCGCGGGAGGCGCGGAGAGGGCGAGGCCTCCGGCCTCCCGCGCGAGGAACGCCCGCAGCGCGTCGCGCAGCCCCGCCGCGTCGTAGCGCGCGTTCCGGTCGCGGGCGAGAGCCTTGCCGACGATGCGCTCGAGGTCGGGGTCCACCTCGGGGAGGTATTTCGAAAGGGGCGGTGCCTCGTCGTCGAGCCGGCGTACGAGGTCCTCGATGCCGCGCGAGCGGAACGGGAGCCGGCCGGCGAGCAGCTCGAACAGCGTCGTCCCGAGCGAGTAGACGTCCGTGCGGCCGTCGAGCGGAGTCCCCGAGAGCTGCTCCGGAGAAACGTACGCGGGCGAGCCGACGAGAAACCCCGTCTTCGTCCGCACCGAGCTGTCTTCGCTCTTCGCGATGCCGAAATCCATGAGCCTGGGCCGACCCTCCGGGTCGAGAAGAACGTTCTCGGGCTTGACGTCGCGGTGGAGGACGCCGCGGGCGTGGCTGTACGCGAGCGCGTCCGCGAGCGCCTCACCGAGGCGCGCGGCCGCTTCGGCGGCGAACGGGCGGCCCCTGCTCTGGGCGAGGCTCGGCCCCTCGACGAGCTCCATCGCGTACCAGAGCACCTCGCCCTCGCCGCCCGACGCCCAAACCTTGACGATCGAGGGATGGTCGAGCCCGGCCGCGATCCGCGTCTCCTCGCGGAAGCGCTGCACCGCGTCCGGGTCCGCGCCCGGGGCGACCGTCGTGATCTTGAGAGCCTCGAGCCGCCCGTTCGCGCGGCTGCGCACCTTCAGGACGGCCGCGTAGCCGCCCGCGCCGATCGGCTCGAGAATCTCGTAACGGCTCCCGACGTGGAGCGTCGCGAGGGCGGCGGCCTCTTCGGCGTGCACGCCGCTACTTCGCCCCCGCCTTCGCGTTCGCGAAATCGCCGGCCCTCACGACCGAGATCTTCGCGGAGTCGATCCACTTGCGGAACGCGGCGCCGGCCTGATCCGCGGTGAGGGCGCCGACCCTCTTCTCGAGCTCCGCGTCCCACGCGAGGGTCCGGCCGTTGAAGAGGTGGCGCTGCAGGAGGCCGGCGAGCTCGCCGTCCTGCGACCGGCTCACCTGCCGTCCCTGGAGCCATCCGGACTTCGCGGCCGCGAACTCCTCGGCCGTGAACCCGTCCTTGCGCGCGCGGTCGATCTCCTCGCGCACCGCCGTTTCGAGCTTCGCGGTGTTCTGCGGCGCGTGGATCGCGTAGACGGTAAAGCGGCCCGAGACGTCCTGGATTCCGGTTTCGAGTCCGGAGCCGACGCCGTACGAGAGGCCGTCCTTCTGCCGGATCCGCACGGCGAGGCGCGAGTTCAGGAAGCCGCCGCCGAACATGTAGTTCGAAAGGAGGAGGGCCGGGTAGTCCGGGTCGTCGTCGCGGAGGGCGAGGTTCTGCCCGGCGAAGAACATCGCGTTCGCCTTGTCCGGCGTCTCGAACTTCAGCGTGTCGGCGGGGACGTCCTTGAAGACGCTCGGGACGCGCGTGTACGGGCTGGGGCTCTTCCACGCCCCGAAGAGGCTCGCGAGCTGGGAGGACACGGCGGCCTCGTCGAAGTCACCCACGAGGACGGCCTCGGCGTTCGACGCGCCGTAGGACTCCTTCCAGAACGTCTTCACCTGATCGAGCGTCGCGGCCTTGTACTCCTCGAGGCTCTCCTCCGGCGTCGACGTGTACCGCGGGTCGCCCTTCGGGTACGGGCGAAGGCGCCGCATGAAGGCCGTCTGGGCGACGGCCTGCGGCTCCGTCTTCATCTGGTCGATCTGGGCGAGGTTCTCCTGACGCAGGATCTCGAACTCGGAGGCGGGGAAGGAGGGCTCCTTGAGGATCTCGGCGACGAGGTCGAGGACCTTCGGGAGGTTCTCCCGCGTGGTCTCGATCGAAACGGCCATCGTGCCGGTTCCGCCGAGGATTCTGAGCCGGGCCTTGAGGCGGTCGATCTCGTCCTGGATCTGCTGGCGCGTCTTCTTCGCCGTCCCGCGCTCGAGCATGTCGGCCGTGAGGTCGGCGACGGCGGTCCTGCCCGTGAGGCTCGCGACGTCGCGGAAGTGGAGCGTGATCGACCCGCGCACGGACCCGCCGCGCGTCTTCTTCGGAAGCAGCGCGACCTTCATGCCGGAGGGCAGCGTCGGTCGCTTCGTGCGGGCCTCGACGTTCGCGGGCGACGGGTCGAACGCCTCGCCGGTCTGGACGGCGGCCGCGCCCGTGTAGCCCTTCAGCATCGCGGCCACGTCGGCGGGCGGCGGGACCTCGGAGCGGTCCGGTTTCG
Coding sequences within it:
- a CDS encoding DUF481 domain-containing protein codes for the protein MNLMKRVIPILLVLAATAPSLAQTDAPATTPACKCPCPCPEPPPPPLTGSLGAGLSITGGNSETTAFNLAFGLVYDPKTHSLFKADAFWLYSRSDGEATSDKATASLRYEYKITERAYAFGQLSYLRDRFKNVTYLVTPMVGAGYYVVKQKALELSLDGSVGGAFEKDSGYDATSSGAFAAGEQFLWKFSPSAALTQKAQGLWKMNDTSDCFYHFEIGLAATLTKAFEMKVSYLVDYKNKPLPETLKKTDTAFIATILYKF
- a CDS encoding serine/threonine protein kinase yields the protein MHAEEAAALATLHVGSRYEILEPIGAGGYAAVLKVRSRANGRLEALKITTVAPGADPDAVQRFREETRIAAGLDHPSIVKVWASGGEGEVLWYAMELVEGPSLAQSRGRPFAAEAAARLGEALADALAYSHARGVLHRDVKPENVLLDPEGRPRLMDFGIAKSEDSSVRTKTGFLVGSPAYVSPEQLSGTPLDGRTDVYSLGTTLFELLAGRLPFRSRGIEDLVRRLDDEAPPLSKYLPEVDPDLERIVGKALARDRNARYDAAGLRDALRAFLAREAGGLALSAPPAPSAPSEKRLARAALIAALALAAAVVAILVAR
- a CDS encoding insulinase family protein yields the protein MPHARRAAAGAVLALTAALTAALALPLAAADAPKTAAPEKVTSVEGVTEYRLANGLRVLLFPDPSKPTITLNITYLVGSRHEGYGESGMAHLLEHLVFKGTPKHPNIPQELTAHGARPNGTTWFDRTNYFETFDATDVNLEWALDLEADRMVNSFIAKKDLDTEMTVVRNEFEAGENDPGGVLIARVFSTAYLWHGYGRDTIGARSDLENVPIERLQAFYRNYYQPDNAVLVVAGKFDEAKTLALVQRTFGPIPRPSRTLYPTYTLDPTQDGERAVTLRRVGDVQLAAAAYHIPAGSDPDAPGLDLLAFVLADTPSGRLHKALVETKKASSVFDFSPPVKEPGLLLFGAEVRQDQSLDEARDILLKTVEDAAVRAPTKEEVERARTQLLKQIDLALNDASQIGLRLSNWIAKGDWRLFFLYRDRLKAYPVESVAKVAAAYLKPSNRTLGLFVPTAKPDRSEVPPPADVAAMLKGYTGAAAVQTGEAFDPSPANVEARTKRPTLPSGMKVALLPKKTRGGSVRGSITLHFRDVASLTGRTAVADLTADMLERGTAKKTRQQIQDEIDRLKARLRILGGTGTMAVSIETTRENLPKVLDLVAEILKEPSFPASEFEILRQENLAQIDQMKTEPQAVAQTAFMRRLRPYPKGDPRYTSTPEESLEEYKAATLDQVKTFWKESYGASNAEAVLVGDFDEAAVSSQLASLFGAWKSPSPYTRVPSVFKDVPADTLKFETPDKANAMFFAGQNLALRDDDPDYPALLLSNYMFGGGFLNSRLAVRIRQKDGLSYGVGSGLETGIQDVSGRFTVYAIHAPQNTAKLETAVREEIDRARKDGFTAEEFAAAKSGWLQGRQVSRSQDGELAGLLQRHLFNGRTLAWDAELEKRVGALTADQAGAAFRKWIDSAKISVVRAGDFANAKAGAK